GGTGGCGGGAAAGATCGAGAAGATCTCGCCCCAGCACAGAAAGACGGCGGCTGCGAAGAACATGAAGGCGTACGGGTTGTGGCCGAACTGCATCAATCCCAGCAGCGCGACGCCTTCGCCGAGAAAGATCATGAACATCGTGTTCTCGCGGCCGATCCGGTCCGACAGAAAGCCGCACAGGGGACGCGTGAAGCCGTTACACAGGTTGTCGATCGAGAGCGTCATGGTGAGCAGCGGCAGCGTGATACCCATGAGGCTGACCGGCAGTTTGGCGAAGCCGAATTCCTTCGCGATCGGCCCGAGCTGCGCGGTCGCAATGATGCCGCCGGCCGCGACGAATACGAACATCAGATACAGCACCCAGAAGAGCGGGGAACGGATCATTTCGCCGGGTGTGTAGTCGATCTTGCTTGCCACCAAGCGTTTAGCCACGACTGCGGTGGCGGGCGGCTTCGGCCGTATCAGCATGGTGGCGAGCAACAGGATGCAAACTCCCTGGAAAATGCCGAAGAACATGAACGTATGCTCGTAGCCCGAACGCTGAATCATGTCGGCGATCGGAATCACGGTGACGGCTGCGCCAGCGCCGAAACCCGCCGCGGTCAACCCCGCCGCGAGACCGCGTTTGTCCGGAAACCATTTCAGCGCCGTGCCGACGCACGTGCCATACACGCAGCCCGCGCCGATGCCAGCAATGACCGCTGCAACGTACAGCGCGGCCAGACTGCTGGCGTGCGCGTCGATGATCCAGCCGAGCGCCACGCACACCGAGCCGCCGATCACGACGGGGCGCGGCCCGAACTTGTCGACGAGCCAGCCTTCCACAGGCACGAGCCACGTTTCGGTCACGATGAAGATCGTGAACGCGCTCTGGATCGCCGCTTGTCCCCAATGGTGGGCGTTGTCCATCGGTACGACGAACAGCGTCCACGCATATTGCAGATTCGCGACGAGTCCCATGCAGACGATACCGATGGCGAGTTGCACCCAGCGGTGATGCGTGAACGCGGTACGGCCTCTGTCCGATACGTCGGAATGTCCCATGTCTCCGTCTCCTGTCTCTTCCGACGCGCTCGAACGGCACGCTGGACTTACATGATCGAATCGCTTCTTCGCCGGTTGGTTTGCGGGCTGCGAAGCGCCAATGGTCGGCCAGAAGGCACTGCACTAACGAAAACCCTAACCCGCAGGTGCAGCACGTTGAGAAGATGCTGCGCGAGAACAGCAATAAGGGAAAGTTAAAACATTTTATGGTTTGCATTAGGCATTCCTAATGGATGGGTTGAAACCCTTATCCATAGGGCGCTGAGCGCCGCAATCCGTTCACCGGGCGCGAAGATTTCGTCGCCGTTCGTGGGGTTGGGGTAAACCAATATATAAACAAAAGGCTATTGTTTTTTGAAATAACTTTAACTGTTGTTTATTCGTGCGCGCTTCTACTCTTCGTCGTGCTACCTGCCTGAAGGAGAACACCATGAACACCACCCAATTCAATGCTGCCGACAGCGCGCACGACACTGAAATCGAAGCGCAACTGTGCGCCTATAACGCCGCTTTCGACGAACTCGGCCTGCGCTTTCGCTGGGATGTGCATACGCTGGCATTGCTGGCCATGATCGACGGCGAACAGGCGCAGATCTCCGCGTATATCGAAGCACATCATGGGCACTTGCTGAAGGCCTATAGTGCTGAGTTTCTGAGCCGGGCCATTCTCGAAAAGAAGAGCGCGCGGTATCCCGCGCCTTTGCCAAAACGCGTCGAAGGCGCGTCGCGTTCGACGCACGTGGCGCATCAGTCGGAGGTCGGTAGCCGACGCGAGCGCGTTTCGTTTGCGATAGAGCTGCCGGCATTGGCAGGTGTGTAGAAGCGGTGTGCGGCATGCACGCGTTCCTGCGGGGATGCGTTCGCGTCGCTCTTGAACATCCGCGAAGAATGTGGCGCACATCATGTCGCCGTTCGGGGGTGGAGGAGTAACGCTATGCTCGACGCGGTCGAGCTTGCGCGATTGCCGGCCGCAGGCTCGTCCTGGGACGACGCGGCGGCGGAATACGAGACATCAACGTCCGCGCTTTTGGCCGAATCCGCCTATGGCTCTGCCGAAGGGGACGCGACGTTTCTGTCGCACGGCGGGCAGGCGCTCACGCTCGAAGTCTATCGTCAGCATGCAGCAGACGAGGCGTCCGCTGGCGTCGGTCGACGTAGAACTGCATTCGTCATTCCGTGACGCCGCAATTGGACCGCATCACCCAGGGGTTCCAGAATCAAGCCAGGTCCCGTGCGCGCTGCCGCGACGCGGGACCTGAAGGCGTGCCATTCAGCTGCCGAAGTACGGTGTACAGAAGCTGGCCGGACCAACGCAGCCGGAATGCATCGCCATATGCGCGGGCGCACCTGAGGACGAAGTGCCGTCGTGCGCCACCCCACCATAGCCCTGCGTAGCCTGCTGCTGGCTGGTTTGCGCCGCTACCTTGGCTTCCGCGGCCTGGATGTCGGCCGGATAGTTGGCGTCGTCGCGTTGGGCCGGGTTATAGCCAGCCTGTTCGATCCGGACGAGATCACTGCGAACTTCCGCGCGCGTCACGGGCGCATTCGATTGCGCGAAAGCGAACATCGGAGCGGACAAGGCGCTTGCAGCGAGGGCGAGACAAACGATGGCTTTCTTCATGATTTGATACTCCTAAATAAATGCGATATTTAATCGGCGAGAATCTTGCGAGAATACCTGGAACTGCATATGGCACACGTCACCGGAGAGAGGCGCTCTGGGCTTTGCTCCGTGAGCGTCTGGGATCTATATTGCGACATTGAAGGTGACGTGATACCCACCGGTTGATTACAAGATTGACAGAAAGCGCTGAAGCGTTGTCCGGCCGTGGTTATGGATCACCGCGGCAGTCGAACGAAACGCCGTTATGATGGCGACTGCATCATCAAGCGCTTTCCTTTGTCCGTCCAGGCCGCTTGCCATTTCTGTCAACCACTGCGGCGGCGTCTGAAGAAATAGAAGGGCGCATTCTCGTCGTAACGATGCACGCAAAGTAATCCTGTGCGGTTCGTGCATTCAAAGCCGGGGCATCCGGGTGTATCACGGAAAACTGCTCTGCCACGGAGTCCGTCGACGTGGCCAGAAAGGTCGGCCGGGAGGCACCTACGTCAGTGTTGCAATGGCCGATCAGTTTGCCCACGGCGTGGCCGATACGCGGTGCACCACGATCTCATTGAGGACGGCGGTCTCGAAGTGCTCTGAACCTCCAGAGAGCGGAGTGGCTTTTCGCCAGCAGTGCAATTCAACGGACAAGTCCTCGCGGACCTATTCCTGCTTGCGCAGTGCATCGAAACTGCAAGATGCGCCTGATAGCGCGCCGCTTCGCCATACATCAGAAATCGTTCATACCTCGCATGTGTGCCTAACACCTTGCGAGCGAGTTTGATGGGACACCAGTATTGCTCAGTGCGCGCGGCGATCTCCGACGCGTAGGCAATGAGGCCGTTCGCATATTCACAGTAGGCGCAGTGGAATCGTTCCATAAAGTTCAGATAGCGCAGCTGCCAGCGATCCATCACGATGTAGTCCGCCCGTTTGACTTTGGCGATGCCGTAGATCGGGAAACAGATTGCCTGGTAGATCGAGATGCAGATATCCAGAAACACCAATGGGAAGACGAGCCCATAAACAAACGGCGCCGCGAGGAAGTTCTGTGGCCGACTGGAGAGCATCCAGCTAACAAGGTCCACTTTCAATTCCCGATGGACCTTGCCAACCGCTTCGTCGAATTCGATGTGCTTACCGGTGATCCGGTAAAAAAGCTTGATTTCCCGTTGATGCAGTTCTGTCCGCAGTTCAGATTGAAGGGCGCTGATCTGGGCTAAGAGATGCTGTATCCGCTCTTCCACATGAACTCCGTTGACTTGAACGAGAAGGCGCGCGATAAAAACAGCCGGCTCTGGATTACGCCGAAGCCGGCGTCAAGGCGCTTCAACTATTGCCTCCTCCGGACTGCGCGGCCTCGATGGCCTTGGTCCGCTCGGCTTGGGCCTTGGCAACTTCACGATCTCGGGCTTGGTTCGCCGCACGGACTCTCGCCCGGTAAGTCTCATTCGCGGTGCGGATTTCACTTCTCATCCGCACAATGGCATCGCTGGATTGAGTGCCCTGTGCGCTGGACGATGCGGCGCTTTGGGCCCAAGCCTGAGTCGTGCCAACCGTCGCCAGTGCAATCAATAGGGCCGGGAATAGCCTTTTCATGCTGGTATCTCCAGAAGATCAACGTGTCGAGGAAAAGCCCTGTCGGCCGCGGCCGCGGATTGACGGCCATTGCAAAAACGGATCGCGGCTCCGATACTGGGACAAGGCATGCAGACAGTCAGATGACGTCAACACTGCCTATTTGGCGCCTTGGGCACGCGAGTCGGTTGACCAGGATCAACTGGTTCGACATGGATGGCGCGATCGGACCGCCAATCGAACACATCTGAACGACGGGAACGGTCGCGATACCCGTCTTGCCACAGTCCGTTACATGCTGCTGCGCGGGACGACTCGCCAGACGGTGTTGCCCACGTCGTCCGCCACGAGCAGTGCGCCGTGCGCATCCAGTGCGACGCCGACCGGTCGCCCCACGGCGTGGCCATCCGGCGTGAGAAAGCCGTCTAGAAAATCCTCGGGGGCGCCAGCAGGTCTTCCATCGAAAAAAGGCACGAACACGACCTTGTAACCGGTGTGCGGCTTGCGGTTCCACGATCCGTGCTGGCCGATGAACGCGCCGCCCCGATAGTGCTGGGGAAACAGCGTTCGGTCGTAAAAGACCAGACCTAACGAAGCCGTATGATTGCCGAGCGCATAGTCCGGTGCGGTGGCCGTAGCGACCCGATCGGGGCGTTGAGGTTCGACTCGCAGGTCGACATGCTGGCCGTAGTAGCTGTACGGAAAGCCATAGAACGCTCCGTCTTTCACTGCGGTCATATAGTCCGGTACGAGATTGTTGCCCAGATCGTCCCGCTCATTGACGGCCGTCCACAATGCGCCGCTGTCCGGTTGCCACGAGAGACCGTTAGGATTGCGCAACCCTGTCGCATACGGGCGCAGGCGGGCGGTGGCCACGTCGAATTCGAGGATGCGGGCACGGCCTTCTTCGGCGTCGATACCGTTTTCGCCCGCGTTGCTATTCGATCCCACTGTGATGTAGAGGTGCTTGCCCGAGTGGTCGGCGAGAATATTTTTTGTCCAGTGGTGGTTGATCGGACCGGCTGGCAAATCGGCAACCTTGACTCCGGGGCTGGTGATCTGCGTGGCGCCTTTGACGTACTCGAAACGCACCAGAGCGTCTGTATCGGCAACGTAGAGTTCGTTGCCAATGAGCGCCATGCCGAACGGCGAGTGCAGACCGCGGAGAAACACGGTCTGCATCTGGGCGGCGCCGGTGTTGTTCGCGTCGCGTAATAGCACGATGCGGTCGGGACTCGGCACGCCCGCGCCCGCGCGCTTCATCACCTGCCGTCTGGCCCAGCCGTAGATGCCGCTGCCTTCGTCGTGTTCCGCGGGTGCATCGCTTTCCGCCACCAGCACGTCACCGTTGGGCAGCGTGTAAAGCCAGCGCGGGTGCGCGAGGCCGCCGGCGAACTGAGTGACGGCGAAGCCCTCGGAAGCGGTGGGCATAAAACCCGCAGGGCGCGCCTGAACGGGTGCGATATTGATCATCGGAATCAGCGCCGAGTGCGGCGCCGGAATAGCCGGCGAGGTACCGAAACCGCTATCGCCTATACTTGACGGGCCGATCGCACATGCGGCCAGCGGTAAAACCAGTGAAGCTACCAGACGGCTGGGCAGGCGCATTTTTGCTCTCGGTGATAAGCGTTGGTCGATGATGCTGACAACGGATCAGCAAGAAGCTTGCCTATGAAGCGATCGTCCGTGGCATTGGGCGGTTGGCGGCTGCGCGCAGCGTCAGGTTTCCTTAAGGTGAGGCCGTTAGCATTGTTTAAAATGGACGGGATATGTGTGCCGGCAGTCGTGCCGCGCGATCCCGGCCGCGCGTTTTATCAATTTAATGCGGTACTGAAACATTAAGGAGAGGGAGTGGCTAAAATCCAGCAAAGTACGGGTCCGGCTTATGACGGAGTGGCACGCACGCTCCACTGGCTCACTGTCCTGCTGATCGCGATGCAGTTCGTGATCGGCTGGACCATGCCGGATATACACAAGGATACGCAGCCCGTCGGCCTGATTGCCTGGCATCTAGGCGTTGGCTCGGCGCTGATCGCCGTCATGGTGATCCGGGTAATCTGGCGATTGACTCACTGGCCCACGCCGGACGAGTTGCCGCCGCTGTTGAGCGTCGTCTCGCGCATCACGCATTTTCTGCTTTACGCCGCGCTGGTGCTGGTGCCGCTGCTCGGCTGGATCAATGCATCCTCACGTGGCTGGACGATCCGCTTGCTGGGCCTCGTGCCGTATCCGGC
Above is a genomic segment from Paraburkholderia aromaticivorans containing:
- the oxlT gene encoding oxalate/formate MFS antiporter is translated as MGHSDVSDRGRTAFTHHRWVQLAIGIVCMGLVANLQYAWTLFVVPMDNAHHWGQAAIQSAFTIFIVTETWLVPVEGWLVDKFGPRPVVIGGSVCVALGWIIDAHASSLAALYVAAVIAGIGAGCVYGTCVGTALKWFPDKRGLAAGLTAAGFGAGAAVTVIPIADMIQRSGYEHTFMFFGIFQGVCILLLATMLIRPKPPATAVVAKRLVASKIDYTPGEMIRSPLFWVLYLMFVFVAAGGIIATAQLGPIAKEFGFAKLPVSLMGITLPLLTMTLSIDNLCNGFTRPLCGFLSDRIGRENTMFMIFLGEGVALLGLMQFGHNPYAFMFFAAAVFLCWGEIFSIFPATCADTFGSKYAAANAGTLYTAKGTASMLVPIASVLSANGGWSTVFISAAVVSIAAAVSAKFILAPMRKRWIENSGARAGVVIAEPRLQPSSGGSPE
- a CDS encoding DUF4148 domain-containing protein; protein product: MKKAIVCLALAASALSAPMFAFAQSNAPVTRAEVRSDLVRIEQAGYNPAQRDDANYPADIQAAEAKVAAQTSQQQATQGYGGVAHDGTSSSGAPAHMAMHSGCVGPASFCTPYFGS
- a CDS encoding cytochrome b, whose product is MAKIQQSTGPAYDGVARTLHWLTVLLIAMQFVIGWTMPDIHKDTQPVGLIAWHLGVGSALIAVMVIRVIWRLTHWPTPDELPPLLSVVSRITHFLLYAALVLVPLLGWINASSRGWTIRLLGLVPYPALSEPGSDFGHEMGDVHGVLAWVLFALIALHVAAALFHRFVLRDHVLQRMLPRSGP
- a CDS encoding PQQ-dependent sugar dehydrogenase, which codes for MRLPSRLVASLVLPLAACAIGPSSIGDSGFGTSPAIPAPHSALIPMINIAPVQARPAGFMPTASEGFAVTQFAGGLAHPRWLYTLPNGDVLVAESDAPAEHDEGSGIYGWARRQVMKRAGAGVPSPDRIVLLRDANNTGAAQMQTVFLRGLHSPFGMALIGNELYVADTDALVRFEYVKGATQITSPGVKVADLPAGPINHHWTKNILADHSGKHLYITVGSNSNAGENGIDAEEGRARILEFDVATARLRPYATGLRNPNGLSWQPDSGALWTAVNERDDLGNNLVPDYMTAVKDGAFYGFPYSYYGQHVDLRVEPQRPDRVATATAPDYALGNHTASLGLVFYDRTLFPQHYRGGAFIGQHGSWNRKPHTGYKVVFVPFFDGRPAGAPEDFLDGFLTPDGHAVGRPVGVALDAHGALLVADDVGNTVWRVVPRSSM